The Thermothielavioides terrestris NRRL 8126 chromosome 2, complete sequence genome includes a region encoding these proteins:
- a CDS encoding chromatin remodelling complex subunit-like protein (Contains conserved domain CRC_subunit[pfam08624], This family has been identified as a subunit of chromatin remodelling complex and PAT1[pfam09770]. 1| chromatin remodelling complex subunit [Glomerella graminicola M1. 001]. Contains conserved domain CRC_subunit[pfam08624], This family has been identified as a subunit of chromatin remodelling complex and PAT1[pfam09770]) — MKSRPSGGVPESAPVPVPTLPPTPQTVPPQTPQSQNAPLPAQTPTYVPPQTSPPKSTPTKSTLKALPTVRDHTTDQLGPGGDEYLPREIDEAGEKKVLPNGQLTGNREYRCRTFLVPNRGDKLFMLATECARVLGYRDSYLLFNKNRSLYKIIANQVEKDDLVAQEILPFSYRSRQIAIVTARSMFRQFGSRVIVNGRRVRDDYWETKARKQGFTEADPAGEKRPGASKAREAEAAHSASILGAPHGEIVYSTNPGQFGGAPQPQLMQPGMIDAAPGSSSTRMPLITLGPDYNDTRSRDYSSILKTGPRQEITGPPYQDRIQPSPISELNAQAHHAAEFNRSINQQREMRGDYMQSIWRRPHEQPPPTTLSQPVSSSDATVPTSRPGPASHASTTGLQQPGIVPNQSPMMMTAAPYSQPIQAQNPVGQSTLRGLAHDPVQSTSRPTYPSSGSSGALPQATQNYSYSQSQMWPPTPQTPQHGYSAYTAQSQPSPHPQQQSPAPQQLRHSSASGPVQPAGGLSYPGMPGMTQGSYGSPAAGQGMYSADQTPRQYMHQSPQAPAVTQAWSQPQAPGQWWTTQPQ; from the coding sequence ATGAAGTCCAGACCGTCCGGGGGGGTCCCCGAGAGTGCCCCGGTACCGGTCCCAACCCTCCCGCCCACTCCGCAGACGGTCCCTCCGCAGACGCCCCAGAGCCAAAATGCACCCCTGCCCGCCCAGACGCCCACCTATGTGCCGCCTCAGACGTCGCCGCCTAAATCGACCCCGACGAAATCGACTCTGAAGGCGCTCCCGACCGTGCGCGACCACACGACGGACCagctcggccccggcggAGACGAATACCTGCCGCGCGAGAttgacgaggccggcgagaagAAGGTGCTGCCCAACGGCCAGCTGACGGGAAACCGCGAGTACCGCTGCAGGACCTTCCTCGTCCCGAACCGCGGCGACAAGCTGTTCATGCTCGCCACCGAGTGCGCGCGCGTGCTCGGATATCGAGACTCGTACCTGCTCTTCAACAAGAACAGGTCGCTCTACAAGATCATCGCGAACCAGGTCGAGAAGGACGATTTGGTGGCCCAGGAGATCCTTCCCTTTTCATACCGCTCGCGCCAGATTGCCATCGTGACCGCCCGGAGCATGTTCCGCCAGTTCGGCAGCCGTGTCATTGTGAACGGGAGGAGGGTCCGGGATGACTACTGGGAGACGAAGGCGCGCAAGCAGGGGTTCACCGAGGCCGACCCGGCGGGCGAGAAGCGGCCTGGTGCTTCTAAGGCCCGCGAGGCTGAGGCGGCCCACAGCGCCTCGATCCTGGGAGCCCCGCACGGCGAGATCGTCTACAGCACCAATCCGGGCCAGTTTGGCGGTGCACCCCAGCCGCAGCTCATGCAGCCAGGTATGATTGACGCAGCGCCGGGAAGCAGCTCGACCAGAATGCCTTTGATAACACTAGGACCAGATTACAACGATACGCGGAGTCGGGACTACTCGAGCATCCTTAAGACGGGTCCTCGCCAGGAGATCACCGGGCCGCCATACCAGGACCGGATCCAGCCCTCCCCGATATCCGAGCTGAATGCCCAAGCCCATCACGCGGCCGAGTTCAACCGGTCCATCAACCAGCAGCGCGAGATGCGCGGCGACTACATGCAGAGTATCTGGCGGAGGCCGCACGAGCAGCCTCCTCCGACGACGCTGAGCCAGCCCGTCAGCTCGAGCGACGCCACGGTGCCGACATCGCGCCCGGGCCCGGCGTCCCACGCCAGTACCACCGGCCTGCAGCAGCCCGGCATCGTCCCGAACCAGAGCCCCATGATGATGACAGCCGCGCCGTACTCCCAGCCCATCCAGGCGCAGAACCCGGTCGGCCAGAGCACGCTCAGAGGCTTGGCCCACGACCCTGTCCAGAGCACGTCGAGACCGACGTACCCGTCGTCCGGCTCCTCGGGCGCGCTGCCGCAGGCGACGCAGAACTACAGCTACTCGCAGAGCCAGATGTGGCCCCCGACGCCGCAGACGCCGCAGCACGGCTACTCGGCCTACACGGCGCAGTCGCAGCCGTCGCCAcacccgcagcagcagtccCCAGCCCcgcagcagctgcgccaCTCGAGCGCCTCCGGGCCGGTGCAGCCGGCCGGAGGACTGTCGTATCCGGGCATGCCCGGCATGACCCAAGGAAGCTACGGCTCCCCCGCCGCGGGCCAGGGCATGTACTCGGCCGACCAGACGCCCCGTCAGTACATGCACCAGAGCCCGCAGGCGCCTGCCGTCACGCAGGCCTGGTCGCAGCCGCAGGCGCCCGGCCAGTGGTGGACTACTCAACCGCAGTGA